The sequence CCATCACGATGTTGCTATCACACTGTTTAAAGCAGATGGTGGAATTACCAGTGTAGCTTACACAAGGGGCATACTGGTCGTAAGATGTCAGATCTTTACAAAGTTCacgtttttaaaaaatattaaaaaaataataatttctagcTAATTTGTTTTCACATGCAGGAAACATCATATTTAAATTTAGAGACAAGCTAACATAAGCTAATTCTAAACCAAAATCTCCTACACTTATGCCCACGTGTCTCCAAAATCTTGTGCTTAGGATATTTAAGAAAGTTGCTAGAATAAATACTACGAgcttcttcagaattttttctaaATCAAGTTTTCTACCTTGTGGCCCCTATTCCAAATCAGAATACAGGCAGCATGCAGAGAGGCTGTTCTCCAGCCTCTCGATATTCTCAAACCTAAGGGAGACTGAAaggacaaagcagaaaataagatgtggagatggaaagaagaaacagacaTCAGAACTCTCAGAAATAACCAACTTActtgaataaaaaggaaataaatgaagcagggaaagagaaaaacacaagcaaattTTCCACATATTTCACCTCATTATCTTTCAACCCAGTATCTTCTCAGCTGAATGGCCATGAAAAATAAGACCattcttttaaactttcttaCTGTCTTTCCAGATAGATGTAGAATAATTCCCCCCCCACACTCAAATATGGGTCAAGGCAgggcagaagagggaagaaagacccaaaatacaattacattttaaagttcGTAACTATTAAACACAGGgaatggaaatagaaaaaaaaaatatctcagaagTATCAACATTGCCCTGTATGAATCAGCAAACTACAGTCATGCAGTCTGCACAAATGTCCACGTCATACATTTCACTTAAATATAATTCAGAGGAACAGTAACGTATAACTATTTAAAGAACTCACGAACCATACATGATGAGGACACCACTGCAGAAGACCTATCCAGTTCAGTTTTCTAAAGCAGCACAGTAAGTAAACTAAAGCCACAGTAAGATGAGCTAAATTATGGAGATTACACACAGAACACAGATATAGCATCTCCGGACTGCAAAATTCACTGTTAGTCAAACACATGTATAGCTTAACAACATCTCATTTTATATTGTAGAAGTACTCTGtcctgtagaaaaaaaacccagaatacACAGAAAGAGTGCGTTCCTGGAAGAGTGCTTTAATAGGTTTGAACTGTTCCAACCATCTCCATCAGGTCCTGTGCTGAAGAGTATTATACAGTCAGGGAACTTGCCATTTTCCAAGTAATGATATTCAGTACtgagggaaaaacaaataaataaatagtttacCACTTAGCAATAGTTATTCACCTGACATTGTATTTCACTACCCTAGTGGGATCTCCTTCCAAATGTCTCTGGCTGTCTTATTTTCACGCAAAAGGAAGCTAATACATTTGCACCCTAAAATCCGTATTGCTCTACAGAATCACACCAGGAGGTCAAGGTTGCAGATCTAACATGGGCAgtgggcagcaggagcaagCTGGACTCcctgcagaacagaaaacaatcaAGGAAAGACCAAAAAAGTTACTTGCCAGTGACAGTTCTGTCTTTTACAAATCGCCCAAATTGTGATTACTAACAAAATATCTACTGAAGTAGATAACCGTAAGTGATTTTTATTCcatgaacattttcaaatagaaTCCATAGTATGAGAAACAcaagatttcagaagaaaaggatattttctcACGGTGACAGAGTAGCACTGCTGTGGAGTTCAGACTAATCCTTTATCAGGGTACATGAGATCCAAATTACTCAACAGTGGCTTTGAATTAAGAGATGCAGATTACTTTAAAAGTAGCTACACGGTTTGTTAGACAAATATGTTCCCATGACCACATAATTTACTGTTCTTAAAACTCTATAAATGAACATAAATGTCACATAATAAACATCTGTAGCACaccttttttatcttttttggcTCTAACgaaaacagaacataaaaaaaaccctgtgccCCAAATTCATtatatttgacagaaaaatgtaactCTAACAGAAGAATGACTAACAGCCACACAGCAATTTTCCTTACAATACAAAACTTTTGCTATTATTGATAAACCGGCAGCACGTGTTggaacagttttgcaaagcGTATATTATTTTACCTGGCCCCGATCAAGTTTTATATGTTCTCTTCTCTGTGGTACTGCTGGCAATAAAGAATTCTGTTTTACAGTAGGATTTTACTAGATAACTATTTCACCAGAAGTGTCCCTCTACCTCTTAACTCGAAATATAAAGTTTAGAAACTACAGTCAGAATCCTATACAGGAAAGGAGAGCAATTGAGTCACTCCCATAAATCTGTCCTATgatgacagtaaaaaaaaaaagacattttaaattatttgtcttGTTATTAGAAGCATGAATTATCCAAGCAAaggtgcagaaagaaaaattcaaccAGCTCTCTACTTTACTTCCAGTTAGTGATACAAGCACAAACTCTGAATACTTTCTTACTCTCAAAAGAACTTTGCACCTATTTGAACACATATAAGAAATTCCacttaaacacaggaaaaaacttcttcagcatgtggagttttaaacactggaacaagttacctagagaggttgtggagtctctgtcTTTGAAGATACTCAAATCCAGCTGGACAACGTCTTGAGGAACCTGCCCTagttggccctgctttgagcaaagGGTTGAACTACCTGATCaccaaaggtcccttccaacctcaaccatccTGCAATTCCATTTTTTAAGATCCTCTACCTCTGTcaaaagacaacaacaaaagaaaggtTCACTAAAAAACAACAGATCATTCCAATAATACTTGACGCATGTAATCTTTCTTAAAGTCATCATCTCTATTCTATAGCTACCTTTACAGTCTACATGAAATGTCTAAACAATTTACACAATTCAGAAGTTAATGTTTCCTTGAACACAACTCTGCATGAATTTTATCTACTACaagaaaataactgcaaagGAAACAATGTGGGAAACAGCATTAAGTCAGGAATTACTTCTCGAAACTATtctatttagaaattaaaataactgacTGGAGTAGTAAGTCAAACTGTACTATTGATTGACTGTCTCTGCTCACATCAACTTCTCCTGAAAAGGGTCACAGGACTTCTTCTTAAATGATTATTCCTACGGCACAGATTTCCTTCACCAGGAGTCAGCAGGGAAATTTCCAGCTTCACTTCCTGATACTAGTTCATATCTTAATATAAGGGAACaagcataaagaaaattaatggaatctaaaattattttcctgccCAGACAAGTGTTTGAGTGAACACATTACTCTGATCTTTAAAGATTCTAAACTCATATCAAACTGTTTGGTAAAGAGCCAAACAGTTCTGCCCCTCCTCGTACAGAAAACAGGGAGTATCATATGACGTTCTCAGATAACaggttcaaaacaaaacagaggaatGACTTATTCACACAACACATGAAGTATGGTGATGTACTGCCAGAAAACACGGTGGATGCAAAAAACCATACATGAGctcaaaagtttttaaaaattaagtgtaTCCATGAAATACAAATCCATACAAAACACCATTCCCACTGAGAGACTGGGAGAGCTGACCTAAGGAGTAACCCTATATGCTTGCCTGGAAAAGAGTGTAAGAATAAAGTACGTGCTGTCAAATACTGCTTAGCTGTGGGAGACAAGCAGGACTTGAAATAATAGTCCTGTCACATACCAGGATCCCAGGGCTTTAGGCTTCAAGAGAGAATAGCAGATTAGCCCAGTATGGCTGTTCCTGTGAAGAATGGTCTTTGTGTTGCCAAAAAAGAAACTAAGACTGTTGCTCCAGCACATCACTTCTCCAAGAAAGAGGTGAAACAGTGGTTTGAGATTGTGATACTAtccataaaatatttagctCTCTAATGTTGCCTGAGAAGATAATTTGCTTCCCCACCTTTCacagccttttttaaaaacatccaaAGAAACCAAGGTGGACTAAAGATCTTTTCCATCAGTATTGTAATTAAAGCAGGATTGACCATTTTATTCAAATGACAAAAGGCTTCCAATGACTTATGAACAACTACTAATACAAAGCTGGAGAAAGTAACATgcaatttcaggaaaaaaaagatgcagtatTTAAGTAGTTCAAATACATATTAAGAtattgagaaaaaacaaacaaacaaacccaaaattgTCAtctcaaaacctgaaaacactTCAGGTCACTGTCAGTCACACAGCTCTCTACTCCACAACACCATCATGATGAACATACCATTAAACAGAGTTCAGTGCTAGAGAAAATATATGCACATGCAGAGAAGAGCAGTACGCACTATGTATCCCACAATCTGTTAATCCAGAACACATATCAACACAAATTTCTGGAAACATGGGATTTTGAAATTCAAGAAAATCCTGCCACATGCCTCTAACCTAGCAACATAAGCAGGAATCCCAGCAAATCATAAGTAGCATGGCTGGATACATGCTAACATACCTGTATCCCAGAACACTTAATCTTTTCAGTAATTATCACCACTATGAATAGTaccaaaaaaagcaactgaataAATCACCAAAAGTACTGATTATTTGTACATGGAGTCCCAATGACCTTCCCTTCCTAAAGGACATCCAGCATTTTTTACACaagatgaaaatttcttttatgttaGTTCCTTGTATATACTACTAATTTCTTCAGACTGACACTGTATTTATGGTGAAGTGTCCTTCTCAAAAACAGGCTGTAGCAAGACTGTAAGCCCCCTTGAAATTATGCAGACTCACTTATTTGGTGAAGATACAGCTTCAAAAAGCTTCCTATATTCCCAAAATATCACATCACTCATATTTGCAGtcttattttgaaaggaaagagtATGGTCcatactgaaagaaaaggaaatttaggAAGCAAAACATTAAGCAACCTCATGGTAGAGTGAATCTATCAACTGCACACAGTTTTTCCTATCAAGAGTTTTTATGTACTTaggtgggggggggaacagcTACCCAAAACCCCATTAAACCTTGAAAGCAATAGTGTATTTGAAGACGAATCTTACCAAGCACACTCCTCTGCTACAATTCCTGTTCAACTGCAATAGGTCACACAAAGTCAATATTCTGTGATGAGAACTGAACATTCATGTTGATAGAGTTAGCAATATCAGGAAAGTATGGCTTCATGCATAAATAATCAAGCCATGCTTCCAAGCtccatgaagaaaacaaaacaaaataaacaaaaaaccccataagtTAAACCCAggactttgtattttcttcaaaaaataaaatcaaggtgTCTGGTATCTACCATGCCTATAtatcactgaaaatgtttttctgaggAGAATATCAACATTCCTCAGGGCCGCCAGACTTTGAATATATATCCATTAACTTTCAGCCACaataagaaacacaaaatacttcACAGGTATCTGACAGAACTTAATTCACTGTAACACCAAGATTTAACTCCCAGGTACCTCACAAATAAAGAGCCCTCCTGCAATTCCACCCTacaaatgttacagaaaaacaaatgtgtcTCCTCTCACCCTAACACTGCACCCGCAGAGCAGAAGAGACTGCTCTGAATCTTGCAGACTTTAtctcacagtgaaaaacatTCAATGCTGAAACCAGACACAGGCAGTCTGGATTAAACAGATGGCACTCTATTTAGAACAGTTTCACTGTTAATAACATGATAATGGCATTCCTCCTGGAACTCTTCTCATGCGCTCCCAATatccctattaaaaaaaaactgaaACCCAGAAGTAGGCATACAtcaggatattaaaaaaaaaaaaaaaaaaatccactacaGTCTGTCCTAAGATTCTGCCAGCATTATGATACAAACCAGTGATTATTCTCATTCTTATAAGAGCTTTGGAAAGCAATATAACAGAGTTCATATTCTGCTATAAAGAAACAGCATTATTATATCATTTACAATTGAAGAATGATTTAAGCCTTTGTAAGTCACTGAGTAGTTAACTTTTAccagtttcttttcagatgaagaGGACTACGTACTCAACCTTGaggaacataaaaaataatttaattatccAGATACTAATGCAATCAACACTTCATAATTACATAGCCACAGCATGCAAAACGCCAAGCTCCCTAGAGACAGATTCTCAATGGAACCACGCAACCATCTCACTCAAGAAGCAGTTGTCAAGAGAATTCTTAACTTTCACTTACCTTTGAGTGCAGTTCCAGGATTCCAGGATGTCTCCCCACTTCTCCTACGGAAAGAAACAGCGATGCTCTTTTAAGAAATATCCACCGAAAACCAGAAGTCCGCTCCTGGTGCCAGCGGGGCTTGCGAAGCACCTCCGATTTCCCCCACAAGTTCTTCGCCTGACAAGGTGAACCCCGAGGGCAGGCAGCGAAAGGCCCCTGCCCCGGGCCCCGCGGCCGCTCCGCCGCTCTCCGCGCCCAGGGCCGGGGGCTCGCGGGCCCGGGGCTTACATAACCGCTGGATGCGGGACGCTCCCCTCTGCCCCGCCCCTCTGCGGTGCCTAGGGAGCCGCCGTCTGCGGGGAGAGAGAGGCGGAAAGGGAAGCCGAGCGCGGCGCCCCGCACCCCAGCAAGCGGCGGTGgcgatggcggggggggggggggggggggggaacaacgGCTCGCGCCCCCGCCGCGCAGACCCTGCAGGCTTCCGTCCCCGCTCGCGCACCCGGCAACGACCGGCAGGCAACGGCCAACCAGCTGGGAGTGGGGGGGAACCCTTGCTGCCGGCCCGGTCCTGCTGCCGGCCCAGGCCCGGGCCGAggcccaggccccgccccgccgccagccacccccaccccccaacagCTCCGGTACCGACTACTATTGCCGCCGCCCCCTCACCCTCTTCTCCGCCGCTGCCACCTCCAGCCACTGCCAACCCCGCAGCTCAACAACGCACCCGCCCATTGGGCCGCTCCCGCCCCCAACAAGCCCCGCGCTGATTGGCTTTCTCCTCCGTGTTCCCTCttcgttcccccccccccaaagctgcttCACCAGAGTCGGTGGAGCCGCTCCGTGTGCGAGACCTGCCTCGTCAAAACCACGACAGGAATGCTGCGAGCAGCAGAGGGCTGAGCAGCGGCCTTGCTGCCTTCGCGCCTTCGCCAAGACAGTGGGAGGAACCGGAACGGAAGCTGCCCGGAACCCTCGTGGCTGGCTACGCTTCCTGTAGCGACCGGTCCTTCGCCGACTTCCGCTTCCGGGTGGCGGCTGTGTCCTGAAGGAGGGTCACGGAGCGGGCAGGTATCGAGGGCCCATCGGCGGGAGGCACGGGGAAACGGGCCCGGACGCCCTCTGGGACCTGCCTGCGCCGCTGCCCACCCCGAGAGTGTCCGTAGTGCGGGcttgggaggggaagggagatgtCTGCTGCACCAGGCTGTGCCCCCGAGCCGGAGCGGCCCCGCGCAGCTGCCGTGGCCCTTATCCGCGCTCCGTTAGACGGACTCCCGCCCCGCCCGGGCTAGAGAGCCTCGGCACTGTGCGGGCCCTCATCCCCTGGTCTCGGGGCGCTCTTTCGGCCCTGCTTTTGCCGGCTTTGCTAGCGGAGAGCGCCCGGGTGCTGCTGCAGCGCAGGCCGCTGGCCGCGGCGTGTGGGCGCTAGTGTGCATGTGCGCGTAAACCGCTCTCCTGGCCAGGGTGCAGACTGGGGTTTAATTTGGGGGCAGCTTTTCGGGTAACGACGGTGTTAGAGCTCTTCTTCAGGTTTCCTTCTGCAAGAGAATCCCCTTTGCTTGCCTCCAGGGCTTGGGGTCTTCAAGAGTTACAGGCTTCGAAGCTGCGTTCTTGGCACCATCACATTCCAGTCAATTCTAAAAATGAAGTAGCTGAAATCTGTTCTTTGCTACAACATACATGCTAAACTGGGGAATCCTGGCTCAAAGAAGTCTCAGGTGCTTTGTGAAAATAGAGACTTCAATGCCATCGttattttcttccagtccttCGTGGTCTCAGTGAAAATGTTCACCTTCCCATCTACCCTCAATGTTTATAATGAGAACCTTAATATTTTCATAGTTCTCTCAAAGGTGTATCTAAATAAAGCATATATTTCCCAGCCTGGAGAAATGACTAGTAAGGTGCATCTCCTTGTCCATTCATCTACCCTCTACCTGTTTATTGCTACAGTTATGTTTGAATTGGAGGCAACTTAAAAGGAGCTGAGGAGCAAAGGCTTTGTTTGtgtcatgtttttcttcagagcCTGGTGATCATAGCTCTGCCATATCTAAATTAGAAATTTCCAAACTGAACTCAGAACTTTTTATGTACTCTGGAAAGCCTGAAAATTGGTGGGCCCTGATGTTGCTAAAGTACACTTACAGACATTACAAACAATTGTTTTTCTGGCACAGAAAATTTGCATAGCTGCTTCATGAACATAACGGTGGTGGTGACTTACAAACAGTAACACTTAAGATTCTACACAGTTTGCCTTGTGCTTAATCACTGACCTCCTGAAATGCAATAAAGTCCGTTAGCTCTTTGTTCTACAGTGTACTGCATTACGCTGCAGAAGATGCTTCATGTTGTGGTATGTGTTTTGCAATACTTCTTATAATCTCCCTGTTTTTCCTATACAAGGTATTGTTTTTTGCAAGTGTGTGAAAATAAGCTGATACcctctgagaaataaaaaactcCTATCTTTTCTTGTAGGTATGGGGCATGGAAATGAACATGGCCATGGCCATGGCAAAATGGAACTCCCTGACTACAGGCAATGGAAGATAGAGGGTACTCCACTAGAGAAGGTCCAGGAAAGGCTAGCTAAACGGGGTCTTAGGGATCCATGGGCTCGGTAAGTGTAAGAGCCTCAAAAATAATCTTGATATGTCATCTTATAGCATCAACTGTACCATGTCATTGCAGATTATTCTTTCTTTAgtaaaaatagtgaaaatgCATCTAGAATATATTAGCCAGAATTTCAGTTAagtctttatttacttttttgtatGGAGGTCACACCTTGCATCACCTTGAGCAGTCTCCACATTTTGCAAGGCACCCTTGTGCTTTGTGATGTTTCATGATGATACAGATCAGGCACAATGACCAATACCTCATCCACCAAAACATGTAAGTAATATTAGGTCTTGCACACATGAGTAACCTATCCCTTCTCTGCAAAGAGATTGTGTGCTCACATCTTGCTGAAGTTGATGGAACTTACATAGACATTCTGAGTAGGAATAGCATTCCTCATATACAACAGGAAGcctttatttgaaaagaagaaatatgctAGTATACAAGGTGGAATTTGATTCAACtgtgcatttcattttgctaaGCAGTGAATGACATAATGGAAGATAAGGTAAATAACATAAGAAGTAAAAATCTGATCTTCCATTAAGTTTTCCCACTCTACCATGAATACCTCCTCTTTTTTAGCTAGAGCAATTCTGGATCATTTAGGCAGCTGTTAAAACAGGGCTTAACATATTTCTCCCACATCATGAATTATGTAATACTTTGCTCAAGTCCTCTTTAATCTTGGGGaataaaaatgctaaatgtCTTGTGCTGTGTAGTCTGTAAGGGAAAAACTGCATAAGCAAACTATTCCAGGAGCATTTATAGAAAAGGCTTTACTTCAAATCACcacaagaaaaatgtaagagTAAACGTCATCTGTTTGTGACATGCTACAACCTCTGGAGGGGTTTGGGATtgacagcacttttttttccttcctttgaaaCAGTTTAAGACTGATAGCATAGAGTAAAACATAGTTTTGATGATGATAAGAATCATTTGAGATACCAGTCCTTAGGATTATCGCTTACCAATGAACTTTCCAGGCCTGTGTCACACTTATGTTGCCTCTGTTTCTGTGGAGTGCAAGCAGTGTTagctttttgtttcccctttgcttcaaattttttttcagcaacagTCTTATTCCCATTAAAAAATGGCATGGCTTAATATTATAAATTTAGTAAAAATTAAACTGACTTTACTGCACACACTTCCAAGTTCAGGAAGTGCTGCAAAacagcaaactggaaaaaaacttgtgtAACATTCGTTGCCCCTCCtagataaaaaaaagtttctctagTAAAAGGAGGGGATTGAGCCAGTTATGTGAGGAGTTGAAATAAGGAACAAAGTCAAACTCTTAAAGCATGAGATGATTCTTCCTGaactttttcagattttatgtaAGGTAATATTTCAGTTCCATAGGACAAGTACAAGTATCATGCCAATCTTCCTTAACAAAGGAGAAATTTAAGTTTCAAGTTATTTGCTTCAGTCATCTGGAACAAGATTGCATTATTAGTATCTTGCACTGGAAGTCTTGAAAAAGTAACCCTTTCTAGAGCTCCTCTCTTTGGTATATTAAGTTCCTTTTAACAGGGGATCAGCTTTCCACCTTTGTAGCAAATGGACATTAATGTACACGTTCAATACAGAATAAGCTGTGTGAAAGATGTCATATTTAGAAACCTAAGTTTTTATCAGTTAGTATGCTATACTAGCATCTAGAAAATACTCTTCCCTGCCAATATGCCTTCATCCCTAATCACAGAAACCTTGTGCAGAAACCATCTGCACAAGGGTATTATCTATGAACATAAATACTTGACCCCCTTGTTTAAAAACCCTgtattttctcctgaaatgaTGGTTCTGATTTTATTACTTCTTTCTGTGCAAatgtttttggtggttttttttcttgaggacTTTGAGTCCTCAGAAGAGACAAACTGTGCCCATCTCTATAGATTACACTGGCTGTGCTACACATGAATACTTGTAGACAGTTACAGCAGTGACTAACATTTCAATAACAGTGTGGGTTGAAAACAGTAAGGCAAAACAGTGTAAGCTTTGTAAACATTCTGTAGTTTTTTAGCTAAACAcaatcttttcagttttgttttttttttttttttttaatcagttttagTAGGGTTTTCTGACTGTTGTATTGTAAAACAAAGTGCTTCCACACTAGAATGAGTTTTCTATGGCTGGAAAAACTTTCCCTTTTAAGATTTAACTATCCTAGATACTATCTAGCACAGTGACTAGCCTTTGTAGTAACTCCATCCCATGCATGTGCTAAGGGGttctgattttgtttcaaaCAGTAAAAACAGAATACAACAATTACATAAGTTTGGGGAGGTGATCCTGTAACTAGAACTATGTCATTTGCTGGTTGCTTGTATCTCAACTTATATGTATAAAGGATTAGATGTAATATAGTGAGCTTTACTTGTGGCAACTCCTGATActtaaatgataaaaatgttaCAGTCTCAATGTATATCTAGTTGAAATACCTtcatctctccctccccccccccccccccaaacattGTTAATGTTTATCACAGTGGCTCCACTGatcttgttttattctttttattctttttattcttttttcaattttcttctaGTAATGAAGCCTGGAGATATATGGGTGGCTTTGCAAAACCTGTCACCTTAACAGAAGTCTTTACTAGGGGACTCAAGTGGGGAT is a genomic window of Balearica regulorum gibbericeps isolate bBalReg1 chromosome 6, bBalReg1.pri, whole genome shotgun sequence containing:
- the NDUFB3 gene encoding NADH dehydrogenase [ubiquinone] 1 beta subcomplex subunit 3, coding for MGHGNEHGHGHGKMELPDYRQWKIEGTPLEKVQERLAKRGLRDPWARNEAWRYMGGFAKPVTLTEVFTRGLKWGFAAFVIALGIEYTLFPPKKNGGHH